The Thermomicrobiales bacterium genome includes the window CCCAGGCGAAGACGTTGAAACCGTAGGCAACGTCATCCGGCGCGACCGGCGCATCAACCGGCTCTGACGTAGCAGCGGTCGTTTCGGTTGCCGCGGCAGGCTCGGTTGCTTCGGCGGCTTCTTCGGTTGCCGTGGCCTCGGTTGTCGGCTCTGCAGCAGTCGTCGATGTAGCTTCTTCAACCGCCTCAGTCGCTTCTGGCGAAGCCTGCTCAGCGACGGTCGGCTCAGCCGTTGCAGTCGGATCGTCGCCTCCACCGCCGCAGGCCGCTATTGCCGGAATCAGGAGCATCGCGGCGAAGAGAATTAGCGCGGCGCGACGCAGTTTGATCGACATGAAATTGGGACTCCCCACGCTCAATTTCGAGTCATACGCCCGGTGCTGTCCGTACACCACCGGACGCCGGAGTATACCGAAGCCTGCCGACTGCGAGACGCGGGCTGAGGGTGGTGAGCGCGGCAACCGGCGGCAACTGTCGTGAATCAATGTGCTTGCTGTGCCGTTGACTCAACTATTGCGTATATCGTCGCCGCCAATGGAGAGGCGTATTGCATACACCCGGCTGGGCCAACGGCGAAGCTGACACGTGACGAACGCCCGATTAGCAGACGACCACACAATGGCCAAACCCGAGCACTTAACACGCCCTGAGATGGTCGATGACCTGAACGGGCGTATGCAATACGCCCCTACATTTCCGGGAACGTCGCGATCATATTTTGCTCGACTCTATCAGCCGGCGAACCGAGTCACTTCAAATCAATCATCATCGCCATCGGCCTCCAGCGCAGTGATTACCTCGCGGGACATAGCGAAGCCGTGTTCCTGTTCAGGGAACTGGCCTGCGCGCACTTCGGCTGCGTAGGTGGCGAAGGCGTCGCGCATGGTGGTCGCCAGGTCGGCGTAGCGTTTGGCGAAGCGGGGGATGAAGCGATCGAACGAGCCGAGCAGGTCGCCATTAACCAGCACCTGGCCGTCGCACTCGACACCTGCACCGATCCCGATCGTCGGAATCGACAGACGCGATGAGATGATGCGGGCCAGTTGGCGCGGTACGGCTTCGACGACGACGGCGTACGCTCCGGCTGCTTCGACCGCCAGCGCGTCGTCGATCACGCCGCGAGCGGCATCGAGCGAGCGGCCCTGCACCTTGAAGCCGCCCAGCGCGGCGGAAGCCTGCGGTGTCAGACCGATGTGCGCCATGACCGGGATGCCGCAACGCACGATCGCTTCGATGCGCCCGGCCATCGCCCGGCCGCCTTCGAGCTTGATCGCGTCCGCGCCGCCCTCCTTCATCAGCCGACCGGCATTCTCGACTGCCTGCGCTTTGCTGACGTGATAGGACATGAACGGCAGATCAGCGACAACATGTACCGTCTCGACGCCGCGCATGACAGCGCGCGTGTGATGGACCATGTCATCCATCGTCACCGGAATCGTGGACTCATAGCCCAGCACGATCATGCCGAGCGAATCACCGACGAGGATGGCGTCGAGGCCGGCTGCTTCGACGGCGCGCGCAGTCGGATAGTCGTAAGCAGTCACCATCGCGATGCGCTCCGACCCCTTCATCGCGCGCAATGCCGGGGCCGTGATCTTCTCGCGTTGTGTCTCAGCCATCTGGTGTTCCCTCCTCGGGCGACTGCGGCTGCTCACGTTGGGCAGCACGCTCGCGGTTATGCACAAGGACCGTCAGCAGACGGTTGAGCGGCGTCGAGACGCCCAGCTCCGTGCCCAGGCGCGTGACTGCGCCGTTAATCGCATCGATTTCGGTTCGCCGCCCGTTGCGCACGTCCTGCAGCATGGACGACCGGTTCATCGCCGTATCGCGCATAACCTTGCGCGCGTAGGCCAGATGGTCGTGCGTGCCGACCGGCACGCCGGCGGCCTGCATCACGTTGACCG containing:
- the panB gene encoding 3-methyl-2-oxobutanoate hydroxymethyltransferase encodes the protein MAETQREKITAPALRAMKGSERIAMVTAYDYPTARAVEAAGLDAILVGDSLGMIVLGYESTIPVTMDDMVHHTRAVMRGVETVHVVADLPFMSYHVSKAQAVENAGRLMKEGGADAIKLEGGRAMAGRIEAIVRCGIPVMAHIGLTPQASAALGGFKVQGRSLDAARGVIDDALAVEAAGAYAVVVEAVPRQLARIISSRLSIPTIGIGAGVECDGQVLVNGDLLGSFDRFIPRFAKRYADLATTMRDAFATYAAEVRAGQFPEQEHGFAMSREVITALEADGDDD